atatttattttttcaacattactGAAATGAACACTTACTATATAGCATTGATATAGCATATAAACACTATACATGAATATGGAATGTTTTGCACATAGCTTAcactagaattaaaataaagattgcTGCATATGAACCATGGTTAAAATATTAGGAGTGAAAAGTTTGTGCTACAGGGAATGATTTTATGGAGATGATTATAATATGAAGAGTAAgcatttttaattagttataTTGGCTTaagggtcaatccccactgaaagagcagcggccggcagcggccgtaaatgcaagggaatgagcgcgagcgcggcggtgcgctcttacattgtccgtgctcttacggccgctgctctctcagtgggaattgacccttagggtcaatcccttgcaattacggccgctgctctttcagtgggaattgaccctaaaaggCTGGTGTATGATTCTGGTATCTGTTAACAAAATTAGGTATTCAATATCCAAGTAGCAAATGCATAGGTGTATCTAGTTTagcaattacatacatatttgggAAATCATGATTTTTCTCAGCTGTTTTTGagataataattaggtacaagcAAACTACACTGACAACATTGCTATACAGCTTCAAAAAGTATTGATTTCAACCATGTCACATAAACAGCAACCTTAACAGCTGATTTTactcaatttttatttgtatctttgaTTTTCtgttctttatacattttgaTAACTTTCTTGCCAGGTACTAGAGTCTGGCTTAATCCTGGTCTCTTTAGTTTTTTCTTATCTCCCGCTCCTTCCCAAACAGCATCATCTGTGGGTAGTACTGTGTCTAGCACAGCTATGGGGGGAGGTACTGTTGTCATTGTGCCTGCACCCTCACAAACCACAGACTTCAGTTTCTGGAAATGAGGTACTGCTTAAGTAGGTGCATCATTTGGAAATTTAATAATCATCACAGTGGGATTATGTAGGATGTAAGACAGTTGTAGATACTAGGATTGATATGTAGATCCAAATATCTAATCAAGGagtatttattacatattcCTCAAGCTATCAGTAGATTTATCAATATAGTATCAATATCAAAATACCTGCTTGTCCGCTTCCATCTCGTCGTTGGACTTCTGTATGTCTGTGTCATGAGCGTACTTGCAGTTGTGACCAAAGCGACAGCGCCCTTTCCTGTAGTTCCAGCATATCCGTTTGCCATTTATCATCTGTGTGTTGTCTTTACCTGGAACCTTACAGTCATTGCCTATGTACTTGACGATTGTATGCCCAACTCGATACTAAACTTTTTTATACTTTGGATGAGGATAGATAATGGTTTATGAAGGTTTATATCATTTGCAAGCTTTGATATGTAAATTCGGTTTAAGTTAGTAATTAAATTTCTGGtttacaaaagttacattacaaTTTATTGTATCTTAGTAAGTTAGACAGAACTTGTTTATTGGTGTCATGGCATTTTAGCTGctacattatgtatttatttatttatttattaatatgtatggaGGCAAAGTAAAgtacttattattgttaatattgattattaaaCTCAAAACAAGACTATGTGGACTaatcaattttatgtaatagAAAGTCAACATATACCATTTTCACATGCTTCTCAAGTATCGCCGCCTTTGCTAATTCAGCTTCCACGAACGGATTGGAAAATACAGAAGTTTGTAGGCTACTTTCTCCGATCGTCGGCTTTGGTAATTTAGGCTTTGTGCTCTCTGTCTGAGATCTGAAAATTGAATACCGTTATGTGAAAAAAATCACTTTAATTGAAAACTATGATAAACTTTATGAAGTGCACTTTTTACTCACTTTTCATTTTCAGTGTTTTCTTCCTCGGAATCACTTGAAGACGAACCATAACCTAATAAAGCGTTCATATTTGTGATGTTGTGTAAGTTTTGGTGATTAATAATCGATGggtataataattatagtttcaacaatcaataattaaaaccATGCTGCTTGGCATCGATTGATGTTACCTACCATCAcgattcacaaaataataacaaattgtcAAATACAGTAGATCAATGAAtgtgaaagaaaaagaaagcaaTACTTTTCTTGCTCTCGCATTAATGGATGACATCACCAACCACGCTCCTTTCCCTCGCGAAAGATTTTCTAATAGTATTTTATCTGTGACCAATGCCATAAAATTGTTGTCTCGAGTTTTGTGAGTGATAATTCGTTTCGCTATCTATAATTTCACCCTTGCCATGATACTGTATGTATTTTCTCATTCATAAAGCCTAAAAATGGTAAAAATCTTCCATACTAAAAGTagggttattttaaaatagtcagttgtattttgttactggtaacattttatttttctgatgttGGCATGAAGTGAAGGAAAATCTATACCATTTCCGAAAAAAACGAATGAAATAGTAGAATTTTACGCACAATGTTGTCGCAAGGCAGCAGGTCAAATAAATTGAAGGACAGGTGCTGACCACCAGTATTTTACCATAAAACGACTGCCTAGACCTTAAAAGGTTGTGTGCACATCCATTCGTCATGGCTGAAAATTCACATACGTACCTAGTACATAGGggaagggagtacataaggagaaACAAAGGGGTACTGTAAAAAAGAGGAAATAGGAGAAGTACAGAAATGGGTACAAAAGGGGTACATACATAAGACTGAACAAAGGGATAGTAGTACATAAAGGTAGTAAGTACGAtgataagaaagtacataaggaaCTGCATAAGGGTAGTACAGAAATGGGGAGAAAATAGGAGATGCATATAAGGGAGTAGATAAGagggtatataataatattatatacccGGTTAGGTAGTGCGTAAAGAAGTAATCATATAGGCATAGTACATAAGGGTGCGGACGAATCGATAGTACATAAGGTACTATTATGGATAGATATTGGTGTGGATCGTCCTTCCTGTGGatcagtcactccttgtaaaactctggtatagtaagttcaactcagtcgtgcgcgcggccttatgtgtgggtaacccttgtacatattcagtgactttgtgtgcgtgacaagaggtacagtcgggtacaatacagttatttaggggttatatacgggtgtttaaagaaaaacagttattacgtaattttatgtttatttatttataatgattatgaatcgctacttgaaaaatcaaatgatgaattttcggattcgctactctccaaggtgaaattgtaaattctgactccatgtcaattattcttcttttttcttttgtacatatcgacaagtaggtattactccacatcccttcatcaatttgacttaaacgttcatttatgagtgtcattacttccgtcttattttggtcgacattgtgcggagcaataaaattttttaaaattccccacacattttgtttacattattatactagattatacctctttttacattcttagtccccacttttatttattgtccgcgtaccccgagctagaaaatatgtaaggagtatttaattcttagatactgtaaatgtcaatttgaaaagacgtatgagaaaataatgaaaaactatatttaataataaaaagctttgaatgttgtttcatttttttttgcctgactccttaataatttctccgtgaatacctaactagtattttcgtaaacgactgtacccataacaaaaagcgataagaacacgtcatgctcggacgacgtcactgtcacacgaatgaaagttgtatatttacaagccgacgcacacatagggccgcgcgcaaatctgagttgaactatctatactcagccgcatccggttagtctggaagccgaccccaatatagttgggaaaaggttcgggagggGAGATGATGAGATATTGATGTGAATATTGttactatacatataagtaAGGCAGGTATAGCGAGAGAACATAAACAGAAAAGCAAATGCGACGTCACAAGTAGATAAGGGTTGTATGTGGGTATGCCCTCCGTCCTCGATAAAGTAGATCTACCACTGAACTTGGGTAATCCGATACCACTtgttaagaaagaaaaaataaaaaatattttattggcacaatacaaaacaaatgaaagtagtCCAAAAAAGACACTGACAATTAACtaaaatagcaacaaaaaataaataacaaaattgccAACATGGTAACAGCTCAACATCACAATTCCAGGTCACGGGCCTAAGCTCAATAAATAATCTAGGATCATCTTATGTAGCACTAAACATGATTTTTGAATCAAACATTAAAACTAACTGTCGGGGCTTTTGTCTACATTTGGTAGAAGATAATTAAGTTAGTAGAATTTTCATTGAAAGAGTGTTCACCCTATAATTTCTTTTTTCCCATATTTTTGAATGTGTGCGAGCGAGACAACAATTCTCGCCAGTTTGCCGTGTAGTGACGGCGGCATCAATTTCTGAATTAATTACCATTTGTCGCAAAAACTGCGCGTCCTTTATCTTTTCTAGACCAAAATCTTTAATCTTATTGCAAGTTGTGTTGATTAGTGATCTAAATGGCATCTGATGATGAAGTAGACGGTTCTTTCGCAGGTAAACGTTCAATTTAGCTAGCATGTCATAGGTAAGCCGCGAATAGCGGTATCATGTGTTTACTTGCGGTATATGCAATtaaaaatttagaaaattttGGGTTCCGTGACTTAGTTTTCACCACTTATTACGTCTGAATAGAGTGATGTGTTATTAAAGAAGTGGTATTTGAGTGAGTTGatgttgtatttgttattttgtggttgtaaatatttttaagtggcAGTTTGTGACAGAAAAGAACATGCGATATCCCCTCATTACTACTTAACAAAATGGACGCCGCCAAACAAAGGGATTAGTGACCTTAGGTTGAGGAGTGTGCTCATGTGGCGGAATGCACTGTCGGAAAGGTTTAGCTAGAGTGTTGGTAGAGGAGTGGAGTGGTGGACTGGTTTGACCAGTTTATTGTGAACTTGCAGGCGACGAGGACGTGGAGGAAGGTGAGGGTCAGAACGAGAACTCGGGGGAGAGTGATGAAGGCCCACCAAAggtaactgaaaaatattatattcattcatGTTTTTAGTATTATAGCACAGTGAATGAGTGTATTTGTCAACATTTGCCTTGCTGCTGTTTGTGTTATGGttatgttattgatattattagGAGGATGAAGACTACTCACCTGAAGATGGCAGAAAGAAGAAAAAGGGAAAGAAAAGGAAAGCCCGTGGAGAAGAGAAGAAGGgtagaaagaaaaagaagaagcgTAAGAATGAGAGCGAAGAGGTGAGTTTTAATTCTCAAACTACTTCATTTAAGTTTTCGAATCTACAAAGGAGTATTGTAgcataattgaaataattgtaTAAGCATCCATTCTTTTCTATTTAAGTGGGAGAGAAAAGGTCATTCATGTGTTTATGAAAGATAAACAAAATCCGATTCCATCTATTACATCATTGCAATTGTTTAGAAAACAGGTGGAAACTGTCCACTGTTTTATATCAACATTGATGTTACAGTCAGGGACAAAAAATTCTAGAAAAGTTAACAACTTGTTTGAAGAGTTACTCTTGTGGGACATTTGTTATGTAATTTGATACTACAACTTCAATACTTCTGATTTATAACAGAAAAGTTACTAAAGTTTCTATCTTAGATTAATAATTACctagatttattttgtttttatacagcaaacaaatataaacagcaTTATTGTACATAAACAGAATTCCTGAATGAATCATAGTTCACCTTTTCATAGAaaacgtttaatttatttccagtTTCCATTCTAGAACTTTTCAAACTGACTGTACTACAAAATCAATTTGTATTCTATTACCACATTGTTTGACCATAATTGAATTACTAGGattaagtacttaggtattcaATTTCCTATTAAAGATAGAGTTTTATTAATCAGTGCCACTATATAAATGTTATGATAAAGTTC
This window of the Helicoverpa armigera isolate CAAS_96S chromosome 9, ASM3070526v1, whole genome shotgun sequence genome carries:
- the LOC110378710 gene encoding uncharacterized protein LOC110378710; translation: MNALLGYGSSSSDSEEENTENEKSQTESTKPKLPKPTIGESSLQTSVFSNPFVEAELAKAAILEKHVKMVPGKDNTQMINGKRICWNYRKGRCRFGHNCKYAHDTDIQKSNDEMEADKQKLKSVVCEGAGTMTTVPPPIAVLDTVLPTDDAVWEGAGDKKKLKRPGLSQTLVPGKKVIKMYKEQKIKDTNKN